The proteins below are encoded in one region of Nitrospirae bacterium CG2_30_53_67:
- a CDS encoding amylo-alpha-1,6-glucosidase has translation MFKKNSVLNEKNKAEIQEAKEAAIEILLHNVDGPYQELPRTAGWGYPEPYTRDLMIAAFGMLASGNEELIDSLRRTLEALAKNQTNLGHIPSLAHDPHDLGASDTTPLFLIGLALYRKVTGEKLFLEKAAQKALTWMEYQSPDCSEMVAQLPTSDWRDEHWVMGFGLYVNTLTYTYLKLYGFNDRADMLKKMMNRLNVRGGRRNRHVHEGLVVKHKPYYAMSSYKIHSDDRFDLLGNSLAILSGVASHSRALEMVLWVEAESEALIKREELAIKLPPCLIPYIQPTNPDWHKRYEQFNLPGEYHNGGVWPFISAFYVASIVAVQKYRLAEEKLLSLTALVKLTRDHDVSFGFNEWIKAQTGEPRGQDWQTWSAAMYLYAAACVEKKSTLYFDDLRRHNNNHNNLHK, from the coding sequence ATGTTCAAAAAAAATTCAGTTCTTAATGAAAAAAACAAAGCTGAAATTCAGGAAGCTAAGGAAGCTGCTATAGAGATACTGTTGCATAACGTTGACGGACCCTATCAAGAACTGCCCAGAACTGCTGGCTGGGGATATCCAGAGCCCTATACCAGAGATTTAATGATTGCGGCCTTTGGAATGCTTGCTTCAGGAAACGAAGAATTAATTGATTCATTGCGTCGGACATTGGAAGCTTTAGCTAAAAATCAAACCAACTTAGGACATATACCTTCCTTAGCCCATGATCCCCATGATTTAGGCGCAAGTGATACCACGCCGTTATTTTTAATTGGATTAGCGCTTTATCGGAAAGTGACTGGAGAAAAATTGTTTTTAGAAAAAGCGGCGCAAAAAGCACTTACTTGGATGGAATATCAAAGTCCGGATTGTTCAGAGATGGTTGCTCAGTTACCGACCAGTGACTGGCGAGATGAACACTGGGTTATGGGATTTGGCCTTTATGTTAATACATTAACTTACACCTATCTCAAGCTTTATGGCTTCAATGACCGGGCTGATATGTTAAAAAAAATGATGAACAGGCTGAATGTTCGAGGGGGGCGCAGAAACCGGCACGTGCATGAAGGTTTAGTAGTCAAACACAAACCATATTACGCGATGTCTTCATATAAAATCCATAGTGATGACCGTTTTGATTTATTGGGCAATAGTTTGGCTATATTATCCGGTGTGGCTTCTCATAGCCGGGCGCTCGAGATGGTGCTTTGGGTTGAAGCTGAAAGTGAGGCGTTGATTAAAAGAGAAGAGTTGGCTATAAAACTGCCGCCTTGCTTGATTCCATATATACAGCCGACTAACCCTGACTGGCACAAAAGATATGAACAATTTAACCTTCCGGGCGAATATCATAACGGAGGCGTCTGGCCCTTTATATCTGCTTTTTACGTGGCTTCTATAGTGGCAGTGCAAAAATATCGTTTAGCTGAAGAAAAGTTACTTAGTTTAACCGCATTGGTAAAATTAACCCGTGACCATGATGTTTCGTTTGGTTTTAACGAATGGATTAAGGCCCAAACAGGGGAACCCCGTGGGCAAGATTGGCAGACCTGGTCAGCAGCAATGTATTTATACGCAGCCGCTTGTGTGGAAAAAAAGAGCACCCTGTATTTTGATGACCTGAGACGGCACAACAACAATCACAACAATCTACACAAATAA